The Patescibacteria group bacterium DNA window CTCCAGTTGGAACTCCGAACTCGTCTGCGAGCATCGGAGCCACTCCCACGATTGTAAACAACTACATCACTCAACCAGTAATTCACGAAACTACAGTTTCAAACACAGGTGGTGTTACCCAAGGACAACTTGCAGCAGCGCTCAACCAACTCGAAAACAAACTTTCTTCTAAATTCTTTTCCATTGTTGGAACTCCGAACTCGTCTTCGAGCATCGGAGCCGCACCGGTTAACATTACGCAAATTATTCAAAATCCTCCGTTACCTTTTGCAACGAGGATTGATAAATTGGAAAATGTGATTCTCACTACACCTACAGTTTCAGGAGGTTCATTTAGTAATCCTACGATCTCAGGAGGTTCCATTGTCGGAACTTCAATTTCCGCTACCACCGGATCTTTTTCAGGTGATGTTACGATCTTGGGCAATCTCATTGCACCCTCAAGTGTCACAACGTACGGAGCTTCGATTGCCCCTTATTTTACGGCGACCTCAAGTACGGCGACATCTACGTTTGCAGGAGGAATGAATGTGGCGGGGGATACGGGGCTTACGGTGTTACAAAATGGAAAAGTTGGGATTGGGACGGCGGCGCCGCGGTTCGGCTTATCTCTTGGTTCCATAACTAATGCAGGCACCGACACTCCAGATACCATCGATCTCGGCGGTACTTACAGCTCGACCCCAGGTTCCAACCTCAAGCTTCGCGCGTATTGGGACGGTGCAGTTCAATATGGAATTGGCGTTTCTGCCAATCAGATGGAATTCGTAACGACCGTCGGTTCCCAAGTTTGGTTTAACGCCGGTAGTGAGAAAATGCGCCTTACTCAAACCGGCAACCTTGGCATCGGCACCACCACTCCCGCCGCCCGTCTTTCACTCAACCAACCTTCCACCACCGCTCTCGGCCTGTATCTTGCCGGCTTCTCGAACGCCACTGTCGACCTCTTCCGCATTTCCACTTCAACCCTCACCGCAACCTCCACAGCTTTTGTTGTTAACTCCAACGGCAAAGTCGGGATTGGGACGACGAGTCCGCAAGCAACTTTGGGTATGACGGGTAGTATCGGTGTCAATTCGAGTCATTTGTTTTTGGCGACGAATGGAAATGTTGGCATCGGCACAACCTCTCCAACCCAACGCCTCTCCCTCCAAGGCTCCGCTCTTTTTAGTGGAGACCTAAACCTCGCCAACTTGACCGCCACCGGAACAATCTCAACTCCAAACCTCACCGTCACCGGCTTTGTAAACGGCGGCGCTCAATGTTTGCAAATCAACGCCAGTGGAGTGGTCTCCGGAACTGGAGGAGTCTGCGGAGGAGCGGGGCAAAGTCCAGCGGGAGTGACCGGAACCATGCAATACAACAACGGGGGAGTCTTCGGAGGTACCGCCAACATTTTCTTTGACTCAACAAACAGCAGACTTGGTATCGGTACTTCCACCCCAGGTACCCTGACTGAACTCTACGCTTCCAATACCGGAACCACACTCGCTACTCTCACCGAACCATCTCTCTCCATCACTAACTCCGCCACTACCGTCAATAACTTTGAGTCTCTCTTGTTCCGCCACATCACCTCCACCGGTGCCCAACAAACCATGGCCCAAATCTCTGGTGTTAACTTGGTGCACACCAACGCGATCGACTCCGGAGCTCTTGCCTTCCTCACCCGAAACGCCGGAACTCTTTCAGAGAAAATGCGATTGACTAACGCCGGTCTTTTTGGAGTTGGCACGAGCACCCCCTCATCTCTCGTCGAGGTTTACGGATCCAATACTGGGACTTTACTCACAACCTTTGCCGACCCAACTCTTTCCATTACCAACCCCAATACCACTGTCAACAACTTTTCCACTTTGGCCTTCAGACACATCACCTCAACCGGAGCTGAAACTACTATGTCCCAGATCTCTGGAGTGAACCTCGTCCATACCAATGCTGCTGATTCTGGAGCGCTCGCATTCCTCACAAGAAACACTGGCACCCTTGCTGAAAAAATGCGCATCACCAACCAAGGTCTTGTCGGTATTGGCACCACTTCTCCTGGCCTTATCCTCACCGTCTCCGCCACATCTTCTCTTTCCAACCTCGGACTCTTTGATGTGGTGGCAGTACCAAGTGCTGGAGCTACTACTACAGCTCTGCGAGTAATATCGAGCGGCAACGTTGGCATCGGTACCAGTTCTCCATACTCTAAGCTCTCAGTCGCTGGCGAAGTAGTCGCCCAAAACTTCACCGCCACCTCAACCGCCACTTCCACCTTCGCCGGAGGAGTGGGCATCGGCACCACCTCTCCCCAAGCCAACCTCGGTATCCAAGGTTCAATCGGAGTCAACGCTTCTCAACTCTACCTCGCCGCAACCGGTAACGTCGGCATCAACACCACCAACCCCGGCGCCCTCTTCTCCGTCAACGGCACCGCTTCCACCTCTCTCCTCACTATCTCCGGTATCACAACCGCTACTGGTCAATGTCTCCAAATCAATTCACTCGGAGTTGTCTCAGGAACCGGAGCAGTTTGTGGAGGTGCCGGCTCAGTTCCCGCAGGAAGTAGTGGAGCACTACAATTCAATAACGCCGGAGTGTTCGGAGGAGGTAATCTTTCTTGGGACAACACCAACAACATTCTCTCAACAACAGCTGGCACATTCTCTCTCAATTCTTTCACTGGTAATGTAGGCATTGGCACAAGCACTCCCTACGCAGCACTTTCTATAGCTGGAGCGTCAGGTGTGGTGGCTAATATTTTTACGGCAACTTCAACAACCGCCACTTCCACCTTTGCCGGAGGAGTTGGTATTGGCACCACGTCTCCTTCCGCCACGCTTTCAATTTCCGGAGACACCTACACCTCAGGAAATCTTTCTGCCACCAACATAACCGCTTCAGGTACTGCCAGCTCAAGCGCTCTCACTGTCTCCGGTCTCGCCACTCTCCAATCACTGACCATCTCAGGAATTGCATCCACTGCACAATGTTTACAAATCAATTCTCTCGGAGTCGTCTCAGGCACTGGAACAACCTGTGCCGGAGGTTCGGGTTCAGGATCAACAACGCCACAAGGAGTTTCTGGAGCGTTGCAGTTTAACAATGGGGGAGTACTTGGTGGGGCGAATCCGCTCATTTGGGACAACATAAATAATATTTTTTCTCTTTCGGATCCGACGAAGTTGGGGATCGGAACAACGAGTCCGCAAGCAACAATTGGTATGGCTGGATCAATCGGGGTTAATTCTTCGCAGTTGGTTTTGGCTTCGAGTGGATTTGTGGGTATTGGGACAACAACTCCATCTGATTTCCTACATGTTTTTGCAGATAATGCTCATACACGGGCAATAATTCAAGCGACAGGATCTTTTCTTGCTGGGGTATCATTGACGACAGATACGAGTCAATGGACTATCGATAACAGAGGAACATTTGATGCTCCAAATGATCGCTTCCTTATTACTCACCAAGGTGTCGCTGTTCGAATGGTGATAGATAACACCGGTAACGTTGGTTTTGGTACTTCTTCTCCTTACGCTAAAATCTCTATCGGTTCTACTGCAACCGCTTCAACAACTCTCGCTCTTCGGCCAATTGCTTCACAAACAGGAAATATTTTAGATATATACAACACCTCAGGAGCTCTGACATCAGTAATGACTGCAAGTGGTAAACTTGGTATTGGTACTTCGTCACCTTTTGCAACTTTTGCTGTAAATCCAATAGGGGGTCAGGCTAGTAATCAGTTTGTCGTCGGCTCCTCAACTGCCACCAACTTCATCATCACAAATGGGGGACTTGTCGGTATTGGAACTACTTCTCCTTCCCAAGTTCTTTCTGTCAACGGTGGCGGACTTTTCAACGGCGCTCTTTCGGGGGTCACCAGTCTCGCAATGAACGGCAATCTTTCGGGTGTCGCCAACCTCACAACAACCGGAACCGTCACTTTCGCTAATATCAATGGCTCCGCCCAATGTCTCCATGTTGATTCATCAGGTAACCTCACCGGCACAGGTAGCGACTGTGGAGGAGCAGGTTCATCCCCAGGAAGCCCAGTGGGAGGAATTCAATTCAACACCGGAGGAGTCTTCACTGCATCAACATCACTGACCTTCGACAACACCACCACAGGTCTTTTGGGTATTGGTACCACCACTCCAACTTCAAGTATCGAAATCTACAAAACGAGCTCCGGTACAACATTAGCTACCTTTGCCGAACCAACTCTTTCCATCACCAACCCCAACACAACAGTAAACAACTTCTCAACTCTTGCTTTCCGTCACATCACCTCAACCGGAGCAGAAACCACTAACTCTCAAATTTCTGGTGTCAACCTCGTCCATACCAACGCAGCTGACTCGGGAGCTCTGGCATTCCTGACCAGAAACGCGGGAACCCTTGCAGAAAAAATGCGCTTGACCAACGCCGGTCTTTTGGGAGTTGGAACTTCAACTCCAGGAAGTCTCATCGAAGTCTACGCTTCTGCTGCAGGAACCACTCTAACCACTCACGCCGATCCAACCCTTTCAATCACCAACAGTAACACCACGGTAAACAATTTCTCTACACTGGCTTTCAGACACATCACTTCAACTGGAGCAGAAACCACCAACTCTCAAATCTCTGGAATAAACCTCATACATACGAACGCCGCCGACTCTGGTATCATGGCCTTCCTTACCCGAAACGCCGGAACTCTTGCTGAAAAAATGCGCATCACCAACACCGGACTCGTAGGTATTGGCACCACTACTCCGTTTGCGCAACTTTCTGTTAATCCGAACGCCATCGGTTCTGCCGCCGCTTTCATCATCGGCTCTTCAACTGCTACTAACTTTGTCGTGACGAACGGAGGTAATGTTGGAATCGGTACCGCTGTCCCCGGTTCACTTCTTACTGTTGCCGGTCTCACCAGCACCACCAACCTCACCGTCTCCGGAATCACGAACGGCTCTGGACAATGTCTCCAAATCAATTCCGCCGGAGCAGTTTCAGGAACCGGAGCAGTTTGTGGAGGTTCAGGATCAGTGCCACTAGGCTCTACTGGCGCACTCCAATATAACAACGGCGGTCTCTTTGCTGGAGCAGCTACTATGATTTGGGACGCCACCAACAACCGACTCGGCATTGGAACTTCTACTCCTTACACCGCACTCGGAGTTGCCGGAACCGTAGTAGCTGATAACTACATTGCTACTTCAACGACAGCTCCATCAGTCTTTACTTACGCTTCCACCACCGCTCTCACTGTCACCGGAGTCAACTCACTCTTTGTGAGCGGCGTCATCAACTCCGCCACCTCAACTGCTGCCGGTATCACAACGACAGATGCCAACACCACTTCAACCTTTGCTGGTTCACTTTCCGTCAACGGCACTGCTTCAACTTCACTCCTAACCATTTCCAACATTAGTAATGGAGCCGGACAATGTTTGCAGATTAATGCGACGGGACAAGTGACGGGGACGGGAGCTGCTTGTGGAGGAAGTGGATCGGTGCCGGGAGGAAGTACAGGGGCAATTCAGTACAATACCGGCGGAGTCTTCACGGGAGGAAATTTGACGTGGGACAATACGCTGAATGCTTTGAACACCAACACCGCAATTCTTTCTCTTGGAGGCAACGCGCTAGCAGGAAGCTTTACGGCAACATCGACGACAGCGACGAGTACCTTTACCGGCGCAACCTTTTCTGGAAATGTAGGAATTGGCACAACCACTCCTTCTGCCAAACTTACCATCGACAATCGTGGAAATGACACCAATCCCTTTTCAATTACCACAAATGGATCAGTGGGAAACTACACGGCTACAAACACCGCGATGTTCATCCGAGATGCCGCGGGGACAGAGCTCATGAGAATATTTGCGAGTGATTCAAATGGAGCACACTTTAACTCAGGTAACCTCTACATGGGGTATCAAGCAGGTGCGTCCAACCCAGTCGCTAACGTTTCAACATCCGGTTATTACAATACAGGTGTTGGATATCAAACGATGCTATCTAATACCAGTGGTGTCAGTAATACCGCTAATGGTTGGGGATCGCTTTTGAATAATACCAGCGGTTCATATAACGCAGGTTTCG harbors:
- a CDS encoding immunoglobulin-like domain-containing protein; the encoded protein is MDFFYTEKRRFLRTILPLLIFSILFFPSPSNASGPSVNTPSANAVLADTTPSVLSTVAQQVYTGVNSFFCSLGSLFGACGTTKTTTVVTPSLPTAPVGTPNSSASIGATPTIVNNYITQPVIHETTVSNTGGVTQGQLAAALNQLENKLSSKFFSIVGTPNSSSSIGAAPVNITQIIQNPPLPFATRIDKLENVILTTPTVSGGSFSNPTISGGSIVGTSISATTGSFSGDVTILGNLIAPSSVTTYGASIAPYFTATSSTATSTFAGGMNVAGDTGLTVLQNGKVGIGTAAPRFGLSLGSITNAGTDTPDTIDLGGTYSSTPGSNLKLRAYWDGAVQYGIGVSANQMEFVTTVGSQVWFNAGSEKMRLTQTGNLGIGTTTPAARLSLNQPSTTALGLYLAGFSNATVDLFRISTSTLTATSTAFVVNSNGKVGIGTTSPQATLGMTGSIGVNSSHLFLATNGNVGIGTTSPTQRLSLQGSALFSGDLNLANLTATGTISTPNLTVTGFVNGGAQCLQINASGVVSGTGGVCGGAGQSPAGVTGTMQYNNGGVFGGTANIFFDSTNSRLGIGTSTPGTLTELYASNTGTTLATLTEPSLSITNSATTVNNFESLLFRHITSTGAQQTMAQISGVNLVHTNAIDSGALAFLTRNAGTLSEKMRLTNAGLFGVGTSTPSSLVEVYGSNTGTLLTTFADPTLSITNPNTTVNNFSTLAFRHITSTGAETTMSQISGVNLVHTNAADSGALAFLTRNTGTLAEKMRITNQGLVGIGTTSPGLILTVSATSSLSNLGLFDVVAVPSAGATTTALRVISSGNVGIGTSSPYSKLSVAGEVVAQNFTATSTATSTFAGGVGIGTTSPQANLGIQGSIGVNASQLYLAATGNVGINTTNPGALFSVNGTASTSLLTISGITTATGQCLQINSLGVVSGTGAVCGGAGSVPAGSSGALQFNNAGVFGGGNLSWDNTNNILSTTAGTFSLNSFTGNVGIGTSTPYAALSIAGASGVVANIFTATSTTATSTFAGGVGIGTTSPSATLSISGDTYTSGNLSATNITASGTASSSALTVSGLATLQSLTISGIASTAQCLQINSLGVVSGTGTTCAGGSGSGSTTPQGVSGALQFNNGGVLGGANPLIWDNINNIFSLSDPTKLGIGTTSPQATIGMAGSIGVNSSQLVLASSGFVGIGTTTPSDFLHVFADNAHTRAIIQATGSFLAGVSLTTDTSQWTIDNRGTFDAPNDRFLITHQGVAVRMVIDNTGNVGFGTSSPYAKISIGSTATASTTLALRPIASQTGNILDIYNTSGALTSVMTASGKLGIGTSSPFATFAVNPIGGQASNQFVVGSSTATNFIITNGGLVGIGTTSPSQVLSVNGGGLFNGALSGVTSLAMNGNLSGVANLTTTGTVTFANINGSAQCLHVDSSGNLTGTGSDCGGAGSSPGSPVGGIQFNTGGVFTASTSLTFDNTTTGLLGIGTTTPTSSIEIYKTSSGTTLATFAEPTLSITNPNTTVNNFSTLAFRHITSTGAETTNSQISGVNLVHTNAADSGALAFLTRNAGTLAEKMRLTNAGLLGVGTSTPGSLIEVYASAAGTTLTTHADPTLSITNSNTTVNNFSTLAFRHITSTGAETTNSQISGINLIHTNAADSGIMAFLTRNAGTLAEKMRITNTGLVGIGTTTPFAQLSVNPNAIGSAAAFIIGSSTATNFVVTNGGNVGIGTAVPGSLLTVAGLTSTTNLTVSGITNGSGQCLQINSAGAVSGTGAVCGGSGSVPLGSTGALQYNNGGLFAGAATMIWDATNNRLGIGTSTPYTALGVAGTVVADNYIATSTTAPSVFTYASTTALTVTGVNSLFVSGVINSATSTAAGITTTDANTTSTFAGSLSVNGTASTSLLTISNISNGAGQCLQINATGQVTGTGAACGGSGSVPGGSTGAIQYNTGGVFTGGNLTWDNTLNALNTNTAILSLGGNALAGSFTATSTTATSTFTGATFSGNVGIGTTTPSAKLTIDNRGNDTNPFSITTNGSVGNYTATNTAMFIRDAAGTELMRIFASDSNGAHFNSGNLYMGYQAGASNPVANVSTSGYYNTGVGYQTMLSNTSGVSNTANGWGSLLNNTSGSYNAGFGMYSLAINFTGSNNASLGAYSQVYNGSATSSTAVGYAAGSGLGGGSQFNNQGGTYVGYQSGYNLRTNSDYNTFLGYQSGYGVTTGKDNIILGTATSSTAIANLTTGSQNILIGSNISFPSATASGQLTIGNIIYGTGNTGAGSNLSTGKIGIGTANPTQKLDIAGSLAIQGGTINFGTGSATSTLTSVSGNLGIGTTTPGATFAVTGSGLFSTQVSTPNLSITGITNGGAQCLQINAQGLVSGTGGVCGGGGSGSVPAGSDGALQFNSGGVFGGGHLFWNDTTNNLTTDSGDFLLNPTGNIGIGTTTTNSTFKVTLQGSQNIVDGTLYLHSGAIPGDSATVSGSVTSAVRGLQLTGGGAFGSSTITAWHNSGGALEINGKSTGVGATTAQITLMPSTSSFTPYLSFSTGGTAFSLTERMKITSTGRIGIGTSTPGSFFSILDIANFATSTGVTFYRGLTTPNFIATSSLASVFPFASTTAITSSGSAYFATLGGAVGIGTTSPSSLLSLTQPTNTEAGGLWIAGTDGDYRSIYISDTTGVLSFGGGDAAGVYNTATLNDAGAWTNASDRKYKENIADLNTKYTLDTLMSIQPRFYTMKGTGKPQIGFIAQELKLVLPEVVEGVDGSMGISYGNMVALLVEAVQELAKKVTGFASEFTTKKLCVDDVCVTRDQFKKMIENSGATSTGSSGSGSESAAPAAGAASSTPSTDITPPVITLTGDNPATISLGSSYIDLGATVTDNVSQNITADLFENTVDTTTAGTYYVIYTAHDAAMNIATSTRSVVVSNPVVTPTATSTDPVATTTPTE